A part of Ascaphus truei isolate aAscTru1 unplaced genomic scaffold, aAscTru1.hap1 HAP1_SCAFFOLD_659, whole genome shotgun sequence genomic DNA contains:
- the LOC142485864 gene encoding uncharacterized protein LOC142485864, producing the protein MRHFTMQNKEQQQCILNTQEIACIDAMSTLLQEGIQIEESSHLLDISQLSVYELDSSISSTNNHTNITSQPGRPLVLYREQSVDGSADLPSVRDTKIVHSPFSAKSTYFPYHSKGAFVETFYTMVLKDFEQMCLNTTSIRNRNLSKEENIALKELCSLNNLVIRQADKGGGIVLQDRTDYLSEAFRLLGDNTSYIILGQDPMESFQKKYKDLLTQALNMNVINKSEFGFLYIRFPRTPIFYHIPKIHKHISNPPGRPIVSGVESMTSSVSQYVDYFLQPLVTRLKSYLRDTLHVLDSISGIIWKPTYIWATCDITSLYTCVKHNKGLEAVKHFLNLDTSLGNTQSLFILQAITFILEHNYFLFEDIYYLQICGTAMGTRFAPSYANLYMGLWEELHVWGDADLGASLVYYSRYIDDIILIWDGDQELLEHKLQAFNNNDMDLKFTYNVNKNTIVFLDLELEAHLNGEIITKTHFKTVATNSYLHNNSNHYKRWLANIPRGQFLRIRRNCSSHSDFLAQGEILVERFLAKGYDKHIILYMRHFDR; encoded by the coding sequence TACTTAACACACAGGAGATAGCTTGCATTGATGCAATGTCCACCCTGTTACAAGAAGGGATACAAATAGAGGAGTCATCACATTTGTTGGATATAAGTCAGCTATCCGTTTATGAGCTAGATAGTTCTATATCATCTACGAATAATCATACAAATATTACATCACAACCAGGAAGACCCCTAGTTTTATATAGAGAACAAAGTGTTGATGGATCCGCTGATCTCCCTTCAGTAAGAGATACCAAAATAGTCCACTCTCCTTTTTCTGCAAAGTCCACGTATTTTCCTTACCATTCAAAGGGAGCATTTGTTGAAACTTTTTACACCATGGTTCTTAAGGATTTTGAACAAATGTGTTTAAATACAACATCAATACGGAATAGAAATCTATCAAAAGAGGAGAACATCGCACTTAAGGAACTTTGTAGTCTAAACAACCTTGTCATTAGACAGGCGGATAAAGGAGGGGGCATAGTTCTGCAGGACAGAACAGATTACCTGTCAGAGGCTTTTAGACTCTTAGGCGACAATACCTCATATATCATTTTGGGGCAAGATCCTATGGAAAGTTTTCAAAAGAAGTATAAAGATCTTCTTACTCAGGCTCTAAATATGAATGTCATTAACAagtcagaatttggttttctttaCATACGGTTTCCAAGAACACCTATTTTTTACCACATTCCCAAGATACATAAACACATTTCCAACCCTCCTGGAAGACCCATTGTTtcaggggtggagtcgatgacatccagcgtgtcccaatacGTGGATTATTTTCTACAACCTTTAGTCACACGATTGAAATCGTATTTAAGAGACACGTTGCATGTCCTCGACTCCATCTCTGGAATCATTtggaaacccacatacatctgggcaacatgtgatATTACATCTTTGTATACTTGCGTTAAACATAATAAAGGTTTAGAAGCagtaaaacattttcttaatttgGACACAAGTTTAGGCAACACACAATCCTTGTTTATTTTGCAGGCCATTACATTCATactagaacacaattattttttatttgaagacatttattatttgcagatctgtgggacggccatgggcacgagatttgcccctagttatgcgaacctctacatgggtttgtgggaggaactacatgtgtggggtgatgcAGATCTGGGGGCGAGTCTTGTGTACTATAgccgttacatagatgacatcatcctaATATGGGATGGTGATCAGGAACTCCTGGAACATAAACTGCAGGCATTTAACAACAATGACATGGATCTGAAGTTTACTTACAATGTTAATAAGAACACGATTGTGTTTCTGGACTTAGAACTGGAGGCTCATTTAAATGGAGAAATCAtcaccaaaacacactttaaaacagtgGCCACCAATAGTTATCTACACAATAATAGCAACCATTACAAAAGATGGTTGGCcaatatccccaggggccaatttctcagaattaggaggaattgttcttcACATTCTGATTTTTTGGCCCAGGGGGAAATATTGGTTGAAAGATTTCTGGCCAAAGGTTATGACaaacacatcatactgtatatgagaCATTTCGACAGGTAG